From a region of the Constantimarinum furrinae genome:
- a CDS encoding 50S ribosomal protein L25/general stress protein Ctc codes for MKSITINGSQRESVGKVATKALRNAGKVPCVVYGGDKPIHFSADELAFRHLVYTPDVHTVVIALEDGTKINAILQDIQFHPVHEQILHMDFYQIYDDKEVMLEIPVRIVGNSRGVRNGGVLRIVTRKLRVKAVPANLPDFIEVDITDMKIGAKMYVTDVQTDGFTILHSDNTVICQVRTSRTAIVDEVEDEEGEEGEDGESTEAGDVPATETDDVAAVKE; via the coding sequence ATGAAATCAATTACAATCAACGGATCTCAAAGAGAAAGCGTGGGCAAGGTTGCTACCAAAGCCTTACGTAATGCTGGAAAGGTTCCTTGCGTAGTATACGGAGGGGATAAACCAATTCACTTTTCAGCAGATGAACTGGCATTTAGACACTTGGTGTACACCCCCGATGTACATACAGTTGTAATTGCCTTGGAAGATGGCACTAAGATCAATGCCATTCTTCAGGACATTCAATTTCACCCGGTACATGAGCAGATACTGCACATGGACTTCTACCAGATTTACGACGACAAAGAAGTAATGTTGGAAATTCCTGTACGTATAGTTGGGAATTCTCGAGGCGTTAGAAATGGTGGTGTGTTACGTATCGTAACGCGTAAATTACGCGTAAAGGCAGTGCCTGCAAATCTTCCCGATTTTATTGAAGTCGATATTACCGATATGAAGATTGGCGCGAAAATGTATGTTACCGACGTACAAACTGATGGGTTTACGATCTTACATTCAGACAATACTGTAATTTGTCAGGTTAGAACTTCACGTACTGCTATCGTAGACGAAGTTGAAGACGAAGAAGGTGAAGAAGGAGAAGATGGAGAAAGCACAGAAGCGGGAGATGTTCCGGCAACTGAAACAGATGATGTAGCTGCGGTTAAGGAATAA
- a CDS encoding ribose-phosphate pyrophosphokinase yields the protein MSNSTPEPKIFACKQSEVLATNIAKAFGTPLGNIITSHYSDGEFQPSFEESVRGSRVFIIGSTHPNSDHLMEMLLMLDAAKRSSARHITAVLPYFGWARQDRKDKPRVPIAAKLVAKMLETAGATRIITMDLHADQIQGFFEKPVDHLFASTIFLPYLRSLNLDNLTIASPDMGGSKRAYAYSKALESDVVICYKQREKANVISHMELIGDVNGKNVVLVDDMVDTAGTLTKAADLMMERGALSVRAICTHPILSGSAYDRLEKSKLEELIVTDSIPLKQESKKIRVLTCADLFADVMMSVHTNKSISSKFLM from the coding sequence ATGTCGAATTCCACTCCCGAACCAAAGATCTTTGCCTGTAAACAAAGTGAAGTTTTAGCTACCAACATCGCAAAAGCCTTTGGAACTCCCCTGGGAAACATTATCACTTCGCATTACAGTGACGGGGAATTTCAGCCTTCGTTCGAAGAATCGGTTCGTGGCAGCCGGGTTTTTATCATAGGATCGACGCACCCCAACAGTGATCATCTTATGGAAATGCTATTGATGCTGGATGCTGCCAAGCGATCTTCAGCACGTCATATCACAGCTGTACTCCCTTACTTTGGCTGGGCGAGACAAGATAGAAAGGACAAACCAAGAGTGCCTATTGCAGCAAAACTAGTGGCTAAAATGCTGGAGACCGCAGGTGCGACTCGCATCATTACCATGGATCTGCATGCGGATCAGATTCAAGGATTTTTTGAAAAACCGGTAGACCACCTTTTTGCCTCCACCATATTTTTACCGTATCTAAGAAGCTTGAATCTGGATAATCTTACCATTGCCTCACCCGATATGGGCGGATCGAAACGTGCCTATGCCTATTCGAAAGCGCTGGAAAGTGATGTCGTGATCTGTTATAAGCAACGCGAAAAAGCGAATGTGATCTCTCATATGGAGCTTATTGGCGATGTAAATGGGAAAAATGTTGTGCTGGTAGACGATATGGTAGATACTGCGGGCACTTTAACCAAAGCTGCCGATCTTATGATGGAACGCGGAGCTTTAAGTGTACGCGCCATTTGTACTCACCCTATACTTTCGGGAAGTGCTTACGACCGACTGGAAAAATCGAAACTGGAAGAATTGATCGTCACCGATTCGATTCCTTTAAAACAGGAAAGCAAAAAAATAAGAGTCCTCACCTGTGCCGATCTGTTTGCAGATGTGATGATGAGCGTACACACCAATAAATCGATAAGCTCTAAGTTCTTAATGTAA
- a CDS encoding HupE/UreJ family protein — protein MSDFWLYFTLGLEHVLDWTAYDHILFLVVLCAAYSFSSWRKLLLLVTFFTLGHTASLLLAHYEIVNVSSAYIEFLIPITILITALFNLFTAGKEHRHQKVVLLYIITIFFGLIHGFGFARYYGMMKQEDSVLPLLEFALGVEASQVIVVGIVLILAFISQMLFRFNKRDWILVISSIVIGMTIPMAIENWPF, from the coding sequence ATGTCCGATTTCTGGTTATATTTTACATTAGGACTGGAACATGTTCTCGATTGGACCGCCTACGACCATATTCTTTTTTTGGTTGTTCTTTGCGCGGCATATTCCTTTAGCTCCTGGCGAAAACTGCTTTTACTGGTTACCTTTTTTACACTTGGACATACCGCCTCGCTTTTGCTTGCGCATTATGAAATCGTAAATGTAAGCAGTGCTTATATTGAATTTCTTATTCCCATTACCATATTGATCACCGCCCTTTTTAATTTATTTACCGCAGGGAAGGAGCACAGACACCAAAAAGTAGTACTGCTGTATATTATCACGATCTTTTTCGGACTCATACACGGCTTCGGATTTGCCCGTTATTATGGAATGATGAAGCAGGAAGATAGCGTACTTCCATTACTCGAATTCGCACTTGGAGTTGAGGCTTCACAAGTGATCGTCGTTGGAATAGTACTTATCTTAGCGTTTATTTCTCAGATGTTGTTCAGATTTAACAAACGCGACTGGATCTTGGTGATTTCTTCGATAGTAATAGGTATGACCATCCCAATGGCCATTGAAAACTGGCCGTTTTAG
- a CDS encoding deoxycytidylate deaminase, whose product MKPKKQAKYDVAYLRMAVEWSKLSYCKRKQVGALIVKDKMIISDGYNGTPTGFENVCEDEEGDTKWYVLHAEANAILKVAASTQSCKGATLYITMSPCQQCSKLIHQAGITRLVYYHGYKDDSGIKFLEKAGVTITHITDLEE is encoded by the coding sequence ATGAAACCAAAGAAACAAGCTAAATACGATGTCGCCTATTTGCGAATGGCAGTAGAGTGGAGTAAATTATCTTATTGTAAGCGAAAACAAGTTGGCGCACTTATTGTGAAGGATAAAATGATCATCAGTGACGGATACAACGGAACCCCTACCGGATTTGAAAATGTATGTGAAGATGAAGAAGGTGATACCAAATGGTATGTATTGCACGCCGAAGCTAATGCGATATTAAAAGTAGCAGCTTCCACACAATCCTGCAAAGGGGCAACCTTGTACATTACAATGTCACCCTGCCAGCAGTGCAGTAAGCTAATCCATCAGGCCGGAATTACCAGACTGGTCTATTATCACGGGTATAAAGATGACTCGGGAATAAAATTTTTAGAAAAAGCAGGCGTTACTATTACGCATATAACTGATTTAGAGGAATAA
- a CDS encoding S41 family peptidase has product MSIHKKYIPLFLAIGVAGGVFLGSKLNFNDTTEKIFATNSKKDKLNRLIDYIDYEYVDKVNTDSIVDVTVNGILENLDPHSVYIPVEDYENNADDMRGNFVGIGISFYEYKDSIAVIRAIEGGPAAKAGIRGGDRILYADGIKMFGEELERDSITKHLKGEINSKVNLKVYRKGEEKLLDIKVKRKKVPLVSVDASYKLTDEIGYIKVNRFSETTYEEFSEAMEDLIDKGMTKLVLDLRNNPGGYIHSAEKIIDEFLEDDKLILITRNKSGEENKTYATRKGDFEKGKLYVLINENSASASEIVAGALQDNDKGVIIGRRSFGKGLVQREMALGDGSAIRLTIARYYTPTGRSIQRPYGNGIDAYYEDYQKRYTNGELNSKENIEVADSLKFVTPKGKIVYGGGGIIPDVFVPKDTSVENETLEYVARSGFMSYFIFEYLEENRAQFKGMNFKQFTNNFQVSEELEQRFISYSRFNEAQIDLSGYEATLKKALKANIAQQLFGPNAFEFTLNEGDAMLQKVLEMEMVSEIKN; this is encoded by the coding sequence ATGAGCATACATAAAAAATACATTCCATTGTTTCTGGCCATTGGTGTGGCCGGGGGTGTTTTTTTAGGTTCCAAACTCAACTTTAACGATACCACAGAGAAGATATTCGCAACTAACTCAAAAAAAGATAAGCTAAACCGTCTTATCGATTACATAGACTACGAATATGTTGATAAAGTGAACACCGACAGTATTGTGGATGTTACGGTAAACGGTATTCTTGAGAATCTCGATCCGCATTCGGTGTACATCCCAGTGGAAGATTACGAGAATAATGCAGATGATATGCGTGGAAATTTCGTGGGAATTGGGATTAGTTTTTACGAATATAAAGACAGTATAGCAGTAATTAGAGCCATTGAAGGAGGTCCGGCTGCAAAAGCGGGAATTCGAGGCGGAGACAGAATTCTGTATGCCGACGGAATTAAAATGTTTGGGGAAGAATTAGAGCGTGACAGCATTACTAAACATCTTAAGGGAGAGATCAACTCTAAAGTAAACTTAAAGGTATATCGTAAAGGCGAAGAGAAATTACTGGACATAAAGGTAAAGCGTAAAAAAGTGCCCTTGGTTAGCGTGGACGCTTCTTATAAACTCACAGACGAAATAGGATACATTAAAGTAAACCGTTTCTCCGAAACCACGTATGAAGAATTCAGTGAAGCTATGGAAGACCTCATAGACAAAGGGATGACTAAGCTGGTTTTGGATCTGCGGAATAACCCCGGCGGCTATATTCATTCCGCAGAGAAAATTATCGATGAATTTCTAGAAGATGATAAATTGATCCTAATCACCCGAAATAAGAGTGGTGAAGAAAATAAAACCTACGCCACCCGGAAGGGAGATTTTGAAAAGGGAAAATTATACGTACTCATCAATGAGAATTCGGCTTCGGCCAGCGAGATCGTTGCCGGGGCATTACAGGACAACGATAAAGGTGTTATTATTGGAAGACGTTCCTTCGGAAAGGGACTGGTTCAGCGAGAAATGGCTTTGGGCGACGGAAGTGCCATTCGCTTAACGATAGCCCGGTACTACACCCCAACCGGTCGATCCATCCAACGTCCTTATGGCAACGGTATCGACGCTTATTACGAAGATTATCAGAAGCGATATACAAATGGAGAGCTGAACAGCAAGGAGAATATTGAAGTGGCCGATTCTCTGAAATTTGTAACTCCAAAAGGAAAGATCGTATATGGTGGCGGTGGAATCATCCCCGATGTTTTCGTACCAAAGGATACAAGTGTAGAAAATGAAACGCTCGAATATGTGGCGCGTAGTGGATTCATGAGCTATTTTATATTTGAATATCTGGAAGAAAACCGGGCACAATTCAAGGGCATGAATTTTAAGCAGTTTACAAACAACTTTCAGGTTAGCGAAGAACTGGAACAGCGCTTTATCTCCTATTCGCGATTTAACGAAGCGCAAATCGACTTGTCCGGGTATGAAGCTACACTGAAGAAAGCTTTGAAAGCAAATATCGCTCAGCAATTATTTGGCCCCAATGCCTTCGAATTCACACTTAATGAAGGCGATGCCATGCTTCAGAAGGTGCTTGAAATGGAAATGGTTTCGGAAATAAAAAATTGA
- a CDS encoding MarC family protein, whose amino-acid sequence MEVNFKEIATATMVLFAVIDIVGNIPIIISLREKAGHIHSEKAAIVAAAVMIIFLFLGEEILHLIGINVNEFAVAGAFILFFIAIEMILGVTLFKDDGSSPDMAAIFPLAFPMLAGPGSLTTMLSLKAEYNTENIIIAIIVNIIVIYIVLKTSARLQKFLGKNGIAVIRKVFGVILLAIAVKLFTSNIQELFN is encoded by the coding sequence ATGGAAGTTAATTTTAAAGAAATAGCCACGGCCACCATGGTACTGTTTGCCGTGATCGATATTGTTGGTAATATCCCAATTATTATTTCACTGCGTGAAAAAGCGGGACATATTCACAGCGAAAAAGCTGCCATCGTAGCTGCCGCGGTAATGATAATATTCCTGTTTCTGGGAGAAGAAATACTTCATCTCATTGGAATTAACGTGAACGAATTTGCCGTAGCAGGTGCTTTTATTCTCTTTTTTATCGCAATAGAAATGATCCTAGGGGTTACTCTTTTTAAAGACGATGGAAGCAGTCCCGATATGGCGGCCATTTTTCCATTGGCCTTCCCTATGCTTGCAGGACCGGGGAGTTTAACCACCATGCTTTCGCTTAAAGCGGAATACAATACCGAGAATATTATCATTGCGATTATTGTAAATATTATTGTGATCTATATCGTACTGAAGACCTCTGCCCGACTTCAAAAATTTCTAGGTAAAAACGGGATTGCGGTAATTAGAAAGGTTTTTGGTGTGATATTGCTGGCGATCGCCGTAAAATTATTCACCTCAAATATTCAAGAATTGTTTAATTAA
- a CDS encoding DUF3109 family protein — MFQLGKTIVSEDIIEKDFVCNLSACKGACCIEGEAGAPVTVEETRILEDIYPAVKPFLRSEGIAAIEAQGTFIKTKDGELETPLVEGKECAYVTFTDKGIASCGIEDAYNAGKIDAVARGFKKPISCHLYPVRVKDFGLFAAVNYHKWPICNDACTLGKELKVPVYKFVKEALIRKFGKNWYAELEKVASKL, encoded by the coding sequence ATGTTTCAGTTAGGTAAAACCATCGTTTCGGAAGATATTATAGAAAAGGATTTTGTGTGCAATCTTTCGGCATGCAAAGGAGCCTGTTGTATTGAAGGGGAAGCAGGAGCACCCGTTACGGTTGAAGAAACCAGAATACTCGAAGATATTTATCCGGCAGTTAAGCCTTTTCTGCGTTCCGAAGGTATTGCGGCTATTGAAGCACAGGGAACATTTATTAAGACTAAGGACGGTGAATTGGAAACCCCCTTGGTTGAAGGAAAAGAATGTGCTTATGTAACCTTTACCGATAAAGGAATAGCCAGCTGTGGTATTGAAGATGCCTATAATGCCGGTAAGATCGATGCTGTGGCTCGCGGATTTAAAAAACCTATATCGTGTCATTTATACCCTGTTCGGGTTAAGGATTTTGGATTATTCGCGGCGGTTAATTATCACAAATGGCCTATTTGTAATGACGCCTGTACTTTAGGAAAGGAATTAAAAGTTCCGGTTTACAAATTCGTAAAGGAAGCGCTTATTAGAAAGTTCGGGAAGAACTGGTATGCAGAACTCGAAAAAGTAGCTTCAAAACTGTAA
- a CDS encoding ribonucleotide-diphosphate reductase subunit beta has product MSAVEPILQENEGRFVIFPIQHHDIWEWYKKSEASFWTAEEIDLHQDLTDWTSKLNDDERYFIKHILAFFAASDGIVNENLAENFVNEVQYSEAKFFYGFQIMMENIHSETYSLLIDTYVKDDKEKDKLFNAIENFPAIKKKADWALKWIESPSFAERLIAFAAVEGIFFSGAFCSIFWLKKRGLMPGLTFSNELISRDEGVHCDFAVHLHNHHLVNKVSKERIREIIVDALNIEREFITESLPASLIGMNSKLMTQYLEFVTDRLLVELECEKEYNATNPFDFMDMISLQGKTNFFEKRVSEYQKAGVTNKDKESNKISFDADF; this is encoded by the coding sequence ATGAGCGCAGTAGAACCAATTTTACAAGAAAACGAAGGAAGATTTGTAATTTTTCCAATTCAACATCACGATATCTGGGAATGGTACAAAAAATCTGAGGCAAGCTTTTGGACGGCCGAAGAGATCGATCTTCATCAGGATCTTACAGATTGGACATCAAAACTTAACGATGATGAGCGCTATTTTATAAAACATATCCTCGCTTTTTTTGCAGCCAGTGACGGGATCGTAAATGAAAACCTTGCCGAGAATTTCGTAAACGAAGTGCAATACAGTGAAGCTAAATTCTTTTATGGCTTCCAGATCATGATGGAGAACATTCACAGTGAGACCTATTCCCTACTTATCGATACCTATGTAAAAGATGATAAGGAAAAGGATAAGCTGTTTAATGCCATCGAGAATTTTCCGGCTATCAAGAAAAAGGCAGACTGGGCATTGAAATGGATCGAGAGTCCGAGTTTTGCAGAGCGGTTAATCGCCTTCGCAGCTGTGGAAGGTATCTTTTTCAGCGGAGCATTTTGCTCTATTTTCTGGCTTAAAAAGAGAGGCCTTATGCCGGGATTAACCTTTTCAAACGAATTGATATCACGTGATGAAGGCGTGCATTGCGATTTTGCCGTACACCTGCACAATCATCACCTGGTTAATAAAGTGTCTAAAGAACGTATTAGAGAGATCATAGTAGATGCTTTAAATATTGAACGTGAATTCATTACCGAATCACTTCCTGCAAGCCTTATTGGCATGAATTCTAAACTAATGACACAATACCTGGAGTTTGTAACAGATCGTCTATTAGTGGAATTGGAATGTGAAAAGGAATACAACGCTACCAATCCATTCGACTTTATGGATATGATATCATTACAGGGAAAGACAAATTTCTTCGAGAAGCGTGTTTCCGAATATCAGAAAGCAGGCGTAACCAACAAAGACAAAGAGTCTAACAAGATAAGTTTCGACGCAGATTTTTAG